The following are encoded in a window of Coregonus clupeaformis isolate EN_2021a chromosome 34, ASM2061545v1, whole genome shotgun sequence genomic DNA:
- the LOC121549479 gene encoding stonustoxin subunit beta-like translates to MQKLTKVHIVPPSEPHYPPSFGRTQSVLSVGRLPSRRNDTTCQETRPEPKTREEFLEYSCQLTLDPNTAHKDLCLSEGNRKVTWSHKVQSYPDHPDRFTTDNQVLCKEGLSGVCYWEVEWSGWVDIAVSYKGINRREPDEWFISSNQAWCLVCGVSSCAFYHDSKKTAIPVPCSTRVGVYLDHRAGTLSFYSISDTMTLLHRVQTTFSQPLYPGFYVSHGFVNILTPTQ, encoded by the exons atgcag AAGCTGACCAAAGTCCACATTGTTCCACCTTCTGAGCCCCATTATCCTCCATCATTTGGGAGGACTCAGTCTGTACTGTCAGTTGGAAGACTACCATCACGTAGGAATGACACCACCTGTCAGGAGACAAGGCCTGAACCCAAGACCAGAGAGGAGTTCTTGGAAT attcctgtcagctcacattGGATCCCAACACAGCACATAAAGacctgtgtctgtctgaggggaacagaaaggtgacatggagtcATAAGGTCCAGTCCTATCCTGACCATCCAGACAGATTTACCACCGACAACCAGGTGTTGTGTAAGGAGGGTCTGTCTGGAGTCtgctactgggaggtagagtggagcggTTGGGTTGATATTGCAGTCTCATATAAAGGGATCAACAGGAGAGAACCTGATGAGTGGTTTATCAGCAGTAATCAGGCTTGGTGTTTGGTGTGTGGTGTCTCTAGCTGCGCCTTCTATCACGATAGTAAAAAGACTGCCATACCTGTCCCCTGCTCCaccagagtaggagtgtacctggaCCACAGGGCAGGAACTCTGTCTTTCTACAGcatctctgacacaatgaccctcctccacagagtccagaccacattcagtCAACCTCTCTATCCTGGGTTTTATGTCTCTCATGGATTTGTGAACATACTGACACCGACACAGTAA